One genomic window of Mucilaginibacter sp. SJ includes the following:
- a CDS encoding T9SS type B sorting domain-containing protein: MTVTFFAESNYSRASNATSDNDAENGTFLLSPFTGPNNKKVFRTTLKTETTRYVKKVKPTAAAPDIDVNAAVGVISACVGSPSVSTQQFTVSGSNLTDNITVIAPAGFEVSVNPAGGFTNTFFIVAKGSSVTSRAVYVRASAAGTPANLSGVVTLTTAGGETKKVAVRGVIYAMPTVDPISDLIFTNGDLSTPINFTGTGNTFYWTNDRPGIGLAVSGSDNIAPFTAVNTGSSPVIAHISATSRKANIAYVPDYGSNTVLAVNTVTNKIISTIPVGANPGFVEVSPDGKKVYVANVSGASLSIINTQTNQAKDISIFDNPTALIFSKDGTRAYIAGETGECTVIDVANDAVLTALTFPSGGAGIALSDDGKWIYATNTANDDIRVYDTGNNAESINIPARGAHYAATSPDGKKIYFTGSYANTVYVIDVATNTLSATIDLAADAEGIAISPDGSRIYVTNQSGGTVTVINAIDNSVMTTLPVGKSPRGIAITPDGKYVYVANADSGTLSVINTSDYTVAVTIPCGIFPYAIGNFITPGENTCLSNPTDFKITVNPSPTAITPGAVGGLITTCIGAPSTSFQQFTVSGNNLSGNIKATSPAGLEISFSKTTGFADVLDITPTGGAVTNKVIYVRAKASGTPANLSGNVVLSTAGAASKTVAVKGVVNDLPTADAADNPVYNNGEITADIKFTGTANTYTWTNDNPSIGLAASGTGDIPSFTAVNTGVPPVKANITVTPSSDGYLYLTGVNNMILVNADNNKQTGTINTGGQSVGVAVSADGTLVAVTDIAANAVKFINTTTHKVVSTVNNISVPIGICFSPDGKKVYVVNENAFTVTVIDVATATAEPPFYVGWGPYGIAASPDGLAVYVGCTGENAVIAVDAKTHQITPIKVNFGPTGVAVSPDNSRVYATSAQYNGLLKVIDVKSKLVIANIPIGDVSTGVCVSPDGKRVYISNMLSNNVMVIDAEINKVIATIPVGNRPSGVSITPDGKYVYVANEGSNNVSVISTATNSVSNISVTGQLTKSFGNFFVPGTGCTGTPAKFTITVNGVSVITASGVTGTISACIGSSSTNTQHFNVSGSNLSDDITVTAPAKFEVSLSENTGFASSVIIAQTGGTVAGQVVYVRSAASATAGNILGDVVLSSAGLTDKKVTVSGLIHALPVANQIGDQNFDNGATTTAVHFTGTATTYIWTSDNPSIGLPAGGSGDMPSFTPVNNSQAVVTATITVAPSDASCEGNSMTFKINVNPTIPTLTSSPVTGNITACQGSPSTSPNIQHFTVAGTNLTGDVQITAPANFEVSFNLNTGYAGTLTLTQIAGKVNSTDIYIRSTATAPVGYISGDIMLLSAGIANQNIPVSGVVEAQPFVDALSTQTFTDGDNTTLIHFTGNAATYAWTNDNSAIGLPSAGSGDIPSFVAVNNGLTVLTATVTVIPSSTSCTGNSITFKINVNPTIPALTSSSVTGTITACQGLPSASPNIQQFTVAGTNLSGDVQIKATGNFEVSFNPQAGYASTLILTQTSGGVNNTNIYVRSASTAPVGHILGDIILSSAEVTDQKVPVGGEVTALPTVNALSSRTFDNGVTTIPINFTGTANTYMWTNDNPAIGLPSGGSGDIPSFTAINNGQTALAATITVVPSDVTCVGNSITFKIYINPTPPSLTVGATSGSITACLGVSSVSPDIQQFSVTGSGLASSVQITAPANFEISVSQSVGYTNTLTLAQTAGKVNSTNIYVRSSASAPVGNNSGSVTISSAGAPGKTVNVSGTIKALPTVNPVLPLIFNNGSVTTAINFDGPATALYTWTNDTPGIGLQAGGTGDIPPFTAINNTTNPITATITVVPSNGSCTGSPVVLKITVNPTLVPVITFTGNLSPLNTTYGSASASGSFSILGNNLLSGVIITPPAGFEVSADGVNFQNTVTIGGSGTLTATPVYIRLAKTTFAGNYAGNIALNTSGAVNNLSMPNSIVTPAPIIVTADNKTRALHSENPLLTITYNGFVNNENESNLVKKPEVGTMATPASVAGEYAISFTGGAESPNYSFTYITGILTITPSGVIVFNTFTPNGDGMNDTWAIKYIEYYPNCTVNVFNRWGAKVFSSRGYGQQWDGRLSGNPVPTGTYYYVINLKDGSPPKSGWIAIAR, translated from the coding sequence GTCGCCAAAGGCAGTTCGGTAACTTCCAGGGCTGTGTATGTTCGCGCTTCCGCTGCAGGTACGCCGGCTAATCTGTCGGGAGTTGTAACACTGACTACTGCGGGGGGCGAAACCAAAAAAGTAGCCGTAAGAGGTGTGATATATGCGATGCCGACGGTCGATCCCATATCAGATCTGATTTTTACGAATGGTGATCTTAGTACGCCGATAAATTTTACAGGTACCGGCAACACTTTTTATTGGACAAATGATAGGCCGGGAATTGGCCTTGCCGTAAGCGGGAGCGATAACATAGCTCCTTTTACAGCGGTAAACACCGGATCGAGCCCTGTGATTGCGCATATAAGTGCCACATCCCGGAAGGCTAATATTGCTTATGTTCCTGATTACGGCTCGAACACCGTGTTGGCAGTTAATACGGTAACCAATAAAATTATTAGTACGATACCTGTAGGTGCCAACCCGGGTTTTGTTGAGGTAAGCCCGGATGGGAAAAAAGTTTACGTCGCAAATGTTTCGGGCGCAAGTCTTTCCATTATCAATACGCAAACCAATCAGGCCAAGGATATATCGATTTTTGACAATCCCACGGCTTTGATATTCAGCAAGGACGGAACAAGGGCTTACATTGCCGGTGAAACCGGTGAATGTACTGTGATAGATGTTGCAAATGATGCTGTATTAACAGCGCTTACATTCCCTTCGGGCGGTGCCGGAATCGCTTTAAGCGATGATGGAAAATGGATTTATGCTACTAATACTGCTAATGATGATATTCGGGTTTATGATACGGGTAACAACGCCGAAAGCATTAATATTCCGGCCCGGGGGGCGCACTATGCTGCTACAAGCCCGGACGGAAAGAAGATATACTTTACCGGAAGCTATGCTAATACAGTTTACGTGATAGATGTTGCTACCAACACCCTTTCTGCAACGATCGATCTCGCAGCCGATGCCGAAGGAATTGCCATAAGCCCTGATGGCAGCCGGATTTATGTTACCAATCAATCTGGCGGGACCGTTACAGTGATCAACGCCATCGACAACTCGGTTATGACTACATTGCCTGTCGGGAAATCTCCCAGAGGAATAGCCATTACACCCGACGGAAAATATGTTTATGTTGCCAATGCCGATTCCGGTACATTGTCGGTCATCAATACATCGGATTATACAGTAGCTGTAACTATACCCTGCGGCATATTCCCTTATGCTATAGGTAATTTCATAACGCCCGGCGAAAATACCTGCTTAAGTAACCCAACTGATTTTAAGATCACGGTTAACCCTTCGCCTACCGCTATTACACCTGGCGCTGTTGGTGGCCTTATCACCACTTGTATAGGTGCCCCGTCAACAAGTTTTCAGCAATTTACTGTATCAGGTAATAATTTATCAGGTAACATAAAAGCTACATCTCCGGCAGGGTTAGAGATCTCGTTCAGCAAAACTACTGGTTTTGCCGATGTTTTAGATATCACACCAACCGGTGGAGCTGTAACCAATAAAGTAATTTACGTTCGCGCTAAAGCATCGGGTACTCCGGCTAACCTTTCAGGTAATGTAGTTTTAAGCACCGCCGGCGCGGCAAGTAAGACCGTGGCAGTAAAAGGTGTGGTCAACGACTTGCCCACCGCAGATGCTGCCGACAACCCCGTGTATAATAACGGTGAGATAACAGCCGATATTAAATTTACCGGCACCGCTAACACCTACACCTGGACCAATGATAACCCCTCCATCGGGCTCGCCGCGAGTGGCACCGGCGATATTCCATCCTTTACCGCAGTAAATACGGGTGTCCCACCGGTGAAGGCCAATATAACGGTTACACCTTCGTCTGATGGATATTTATATCTTACCGGAGTTAATAATATGATCCTGGTTAATGCTGATAATAATAAACAAACAGGAACTATAAATACCGGAGGGCAATCCGTTGGTGTAGCTGTAAGCGCCGATGGTACCCTGGTTGCTGTTACTGATATCGCAGCGAATGCAGTTAAATTTATTAATACAACTACCCATAAGGTAGTATCAACTGTTAATAATATTTCGGTTCCCATAGGGATCTGTTTTAGCCCGGATGGAAAAAAGGTGTATGTAGTCAACGAAAACGCTTTTACTGTTACTGTTATCGACGTAGCTACGGCCACGGCCGAGCCGCCTTTTTATGTAGGGTGGGGTCCTTATGGAATAGCAGCGAGCCCCGATGGTTTGGCTGTTTACGTGGGATGTACAGGGGAAAATGCGGTAATTGCCGTTGATGCCAAAACTCATCAAATAACACCCATCAAGGTGAATTTTGGTCCTACTGGTGTTGCGGTGAGCCCGGATAATAGCCGTGTATATGCTACCAGTGCGCAATACAACGGTTTGCTTAAAGTGATAGATGTGAAATCAAAGTTGGTAATAGCCAATATCCCAATCGGTGACGTATCCACCGGCGTTTGCGTTAGTCCGGATGGTAAAAGGGTGTATATTTCCAATATGCTTAGCAACAACGTAATGGTGATAGATGCTGAAATCAATAAAGTGATAGCTACGATACCTGTGGGCAACCGCCCTTCTGGTGTATCCATAACTCCCGACGGGAAGTATGTATATGTGGCTAATGAAGGCTCGAACAATGTAAGTGTTATCAGCACCGCTACTAATTCAGTAAGCAACATCAGCGTTACAGGGCAGTTAACTAAAAGTTTTGGAAACTTTTTTGTACCCGGCACAGGATGTACCGGTACGCCGGCTAAATTTACTATAACGGTAAACGGGGTTTCGGTTATTACAGCCAGCGGTGTAACGGGCACCATCTCAGCATGCATCGGTTCATCATCAACAAATACACAACATTTCAACGTCTCCGGCAGTAACCTATCAGACGATATCACGGTTACTGCCCCTGCTAAATTCGAAGTATCACTTAGCGAAAACACCGGCTTTGCAAGTTCTGTAATTATCGCGCAAACCGGTGGTACGGTAGCCGGTCAGGTAGTTTATGTCCGTTCGGCAGCATCAGCTACTGCGGGTAATATTTTGGGCGATGTGGTACTCAGTTCCGCTGGGCTAACGGATAAAAAAGTTACCGTGAGCGGGTTAATTCATGCCTTGCCCGTCGCTAATCAAATAGGCGATCAAAATTTTGACAACGGCGCAACTACTACTGCTGTACATTTTACAGGTACGGCAACTACCTACATATGGACAAGTGATAATCCTTCTATCGGTTTGCCCGCCGGCGGAAGCGGCGATATGCCTTCGTTTACACCCGTTAATAATAGTCAGGCTGTAGTTACCGCAACTATAACCGTGGCACCTTCGGATGCTTCATGTGAGGGTAATTCCATGACCTTCAAAATCAATGTCAATCCAACTATTCCGACTTTAACAAGCAGCCCTGTAACCGGTAATATTACCGCTTGTCAGGGTTCGCCATCAACCAGTCCAAATATCCAGCATTTTACTGTTGCAGGTACTAACCTAACCGGCGACGTTCAAATAACAGCGCCTGCAAATTTTGAAGTATCGTTTAATCTAAACACTGGATATGCCGGCACATTAACACTTACGCAAATCGCGGGAAAAGTTAACAGTACTGACATTTACATTAGATCAACTGCCACAGCGCCCGTGGGCTATATTTCGGGTGACATCATGTTATTATCTGCCGGGATCGCTAATCAAAATATCCCTGTAAGCGGCGTGGTAGAAGCCCAGCCGTTCGTCGACGCGCTGTCTACCCAAACTTTTACCGATGGAGATAACACAACGCTAATACATTTTACGGGCAACGCTGCAACATACGCATGGACAAATGACAATTCCGCTATTGGCCTGCCTTCTGCTGGCAGCGGCGATATACCGTCGTTTGTCGCTGTCAATAACGGATTAACTGTACTTACAGCTACTGTTACCGTTATACCATCAAGTACATCATGCACCGGCAATTCCATTACCTTCAAAATTAACGTCAATCCAACCATCCCGGCATTAACAAGCAGCTCTGTAACCGGCACCATCACAGCATGCCAGGGATTGCCGTCAGCCAGTCCAAATATTCAGCAGTTTACTGTTGCAGGGACTAACCTGAGCGGCGATGTTCAAATAAAAGCGACTGGAAACTTTGAAGTGTCATTCAATCCCCAAGCAGGATATGCCAGCACATTGATCCTTACACAAACCTCCGGTGGGGTTAATAATACTAATATTTATGTCAGATCAGCCTCCACAGCTCCCGTGGGGCATATTTTAGGTGATATTATATTATCCTCTGCGGAGGTTACGGATCAAAAGGTACCCGTCGGCGGCGAGGTAACCGCCCTGCCCACCGTCAACGCGCTATCCTCCCGAACTTTTGATAACGGGGTCACTACTATACCCATAAACTTCACTGGTACAGCAAACACCTATATGTGGACAAACGATAATCCAGCTATTGGGTTACCTTCCGGAGGAAGCGGCGATATACCATCGTTTACAGCTATCAATAACGGACAAACTGCACTTGCCGCAACCATAACCGTTGTGCCATCGGATGTAACATGCGTCGGTAATTCCATCACTTTTAAAATTTATATTAACCCAACCCCGCCTTCTTTAACGGTAGGGGCGACAAGTGGTAGTATAACAGCATGTCTGGGTGTATCATCTGTCAGCCCGGATATTCAGCAGTTTTCAGTGACCGGCAGCGGTCTTGCAAGCTCAGTTCAGATAACAGCACCTGCAAATTTTGAAATCTCGGTTAGCCAGAGCGTAGGGTATACCAATACGCTTACGCTTGCTCAAACAGCAGGAAAAGTAAACAGTACCAACATTTACGTCCGTTCGTCGGCTTCGGCTCCGGTAGGTAATAATTCGGGGAGTGTTACGATATCATCGGCAGGGGCGCCCGGTAAAACAGTTAATGTATCTGGCACAATTAAGGCGTTGCCAACAGTCAATCCGGTATTACCTTTAATCTTCAACAACGGCTCGGTTACAACAGCTATAAACTTTGATGGCCCGGCTACTGCTCTTTATACATGGACCAATGACACGCCGGGCATAGGCTTACAAGCCGGTGGCACAGGTGATATACCACCTTTCACGGCCATCAACAATACAACAAATCCAATTACGGCTACTATAACAGTGGTGCCATCAAACGGTTCATGTACCGGAAGCCCGGTTGTTCTTAAAATTACTGTTAATCCTACCCTGGTGCCGGTTATTACATTTACAGGCAACCTGTCGCCTCTTAATACCACTTATGGTTCAGCATCTGCTTCAGGCAGTTTCAGTATATTGGGGAATAATCTTTTATCGGGTGTAATAATTACTCCACCGGCAGGTTTTGAAGTGAGTGCCGATGGCGTCAATTTTCAAAATACGGTTACTATAGGTGGTTCCGGTACACTTACCGCTACCCCCGTTTATATCAGACTGGCGAAAACCACTTTCGCCGGCAATTATGCGGGGAATATCGCACTAAATACCAGTGGTGCGGTGAACAATTTGTCCATGCCAAACAGTATTGTTACCCCAGCCCCAATAATCGTTACTGCAGATAACAAAACCCGCGCTTTACATTCGGAAAATCCTTTGCTCACTATCACGTACAATGGTTTTGTAAATAACGAAAATGAATCGAATCTTGTGAAGAAACCAGAGGTAGGGACAATGGCGACGCCGGCATCGGTCGCTGGGGAATACGCCATTTCCTTTACAGGTGGCGCGGAATCGCCTAATTATAGTTTTACCTATATCACGGGAATACTCACCATAACACCGTCAGGAGTGATTGTCTTTAATACCTTTACACCCAATGGCGATGGCATGAATGATACATGGGCAATAAAGTATATTGAATATTATCCAAATTGTACCGTGAACGTATTCAACCGCTGGGGAGCAAAGGTGTTTTCGTCCAGGGGGTATGGCCAACAGTGGGATGGCCGGTTAAGCGGGAATCCAGTACCTACGGGTACCTACTATTATGTTATCAATCTGAAAGACGGCTCGCCACCCAAATCTGGCTGGATAGCTATTGCCAGATGA
- a CDS encoding GNAT family N-acetyltransferase, whose amino-acid sequence MIEQGSYLKSKIYDLMNLMINDESGLFEVVDLDGYIDKLIEKACIITIMAQDALQGFLAYYANDYENKVGFISMLIIDPSTKRMGYGRRLVEFALKDLTMKGFKKCRTEVNTENIKAINICKRLGFTYVGSNNIYMVFEKQL is encoded by the coding sequence ATGATTGAACAGGGCTCTTACCTAAAATCGAAAATTTATGATTTAATGAACCTGATGATTAACGATGAAAGCGGGTTGTTTGAGGTAGTTGATTTGGATGGTTACATTGATAAGCTTATTGAAAAAGCATGTATCATAACTATTATGGCACAGGATGCTTTACAGGGTTTTTTGGCCTATTATGCCAACGACTATGAAAATAAAGTTGGGTTTATCTCCATGCTGATCATTGATCCTTCAACAAAACGGATGGGGTATGGCCGAAGGCTTGTTGAATTTGCATTAAAAGATTTAACAATGAAGGGATTTAAAAAGTGCCGCACCGAAGTAAATACAGAAAACATAAAAGCTATAAATATTTGTAAAAGGTTAGGCTTTACTTATGTGGGCAGCAATAATATATACATGGTGTTTGA